Proteins from a genomic interval of Antedon mediterranea chromosome 5, ecAntMedi1.1, whole genome shotgun sequence:
- the LOC140049979 gene encoding thyrotroph embryonic factor-like, with amino-acid sequence MAESIHSSDTLTLKYLLESQSLLNNQPPLCEETNPDKAEKCDDFNQDVWVGPNGVSADMAAAFLGPTLWDRTLPYNDLKLEYMDMNKFLLENGIPNFSDAELTENINSSPPRMEESPQLNQRDQISPFQLTDASQVNLNDSNDATANSFQPVEDTSAVNGSSSSPSTSQSPLNVDVNFEPVATEIALATVPGQQTFDPKTANFNDDELKPQPMIKKSKKIIVPDEQKDDKYWEKRKKNNTAAKRSRDARRIKENQIAIRAGYLQKESNAYKSEIQKLKKENANLKKLVEKYERQMKLFNTQ; translated from the exons ATGGCTGAATCCATTCACAGTAGTGACACTTTGACGCTAAAGTATCTGCTTGAAAGCCAGAGCCTGCTAAACAACCAGCCTCCTCTCTGTGAAG AAACGAATCCAGACAAAGCAGAGAAATGTGACGACTTCAACCAAGATGTCTGGGTTGGGCCAAACGGCGTGTCTGCAGATATGGCTGCGGCATTCCTGGGCCCAACTCTCTGGGATCGCACTTTACCCTACAACGATCTGAAACTGgaatatatggacatgaacaaatttcttcttgagaACGGAATTCCGAATTTTTCCGATGCGGAACTAACGGAAAATATCAACTCATCACCACCACGAATGGAAGAGAGCCCACAGTTAAATCAGCGTGATCAGATCTCACCATTTCAACTGACAGATGCGTCACAAGTGAATTTGAATGATTCAAATGATGCCACCGCGAATTCTTTCCAACCAGTAGAAGATA CCTCCGCCGTCAATGGTAGCTCTTCTTCACCCTCCACTTCACAGTCACCACTGAACGTCGACGTTAACTTCGAACCAGTAGCAACGGAAATAGCATTGGCAACGGTACCGGGTCAACAGACATTTGACCCCAAGACTGCAAATTTTAATGATGATGAACTGAAGCCTCAACCGATGATCaagaaatctaaaaaaataatcgTTCCAGACGAGCAAAAAGATGACAAATATTgggagaaaagaaaaaaaaataatacggCAGCTAAGCGGTCACGTGATGCCCGGCGAATCAAAGAAAACCAAATTGCCATTCGCGCAGGATATCTTCAAAAAGAAAGTAACGCGTACAAAAGTGAAATTCAAAagttaaagaaagaaaatgcGAACTTGAAAAAACTTGTCGAAAAATATGAACGACAAATGAAATTGTTTAATACTCAGTAG